A genomic segment from Capra hircus breed San Clemente chromosome 7, ASM170441v1, whole genome shotgun sequence encodes:
- the FCHSD1 gene encoding F-BAR and double SH3 domains protein 1 isoform X4, whose amino-acid sequence MVFGAWRCLLDATVAGGQARLQASDRYRDLAGGTGRSAKEQVLRKGAENLQRAQAEVLQSVRELSRSRKLYGQRERVWALAQEKAADVQARLNRSDHGLFHTRTSLQKLSTKLSAQSAQYSQQLRAARNEYLLNLVATNAHLDHYYQEELPALLKALVSELLEHLRDPLTSLSRTELEAAEMALEHARRGRQATSQVSWEQDLELFLQEPGVFSPTPPQQFQPAGNDQVCVLELEGGAGGMAGESGLEKEVQRWTSRAARDYKIQHHGHRVLQRLEQRRQQAPEREAPGIEQRLQEVRESIRRAQVSQVKGAARLALLQGAGLDVQHWLKPAMTQAQDEVEQERRLSEARLSQRDFSPTAEDAELSDFEECEETGELFEEPAPTALATRPLPCPAHVVFGYQAGREDELTITEGEWLEVIEEGDADEWVKARNQHGEVGFVPERYLNFADLSFPESSCDGDNPLGAEPTAFLARALYSYTGQSAEELSFPEGALIRLLPRAQDGVDDGFWRGEFGGHVGVFPSLLVEELLGPPGPSELSDPEQMLPSPSPPSFSPPAPTSAVDGSPALFLPGDQDLDCPGSLDMMAPRLRPMRPPPPPPAKAPDPGHPDPLT is encoded by the exons ATGGTGTTCGGTGCCTGGCGCTGCCTGCTAGATGCCACCGTGGCTGGGGGCCAAGCCCGGCTCCAGGCATCTGACCGATACCGTGACCTGGCTGGGGGCACGGGGCGGAGTGCTAAGGAGCAGGTGCTTCGGAAG ggagcagagaacctccagaGGGCACAGGCTGAGGTGCTGCAGTCTGTCCGGGAGCTGAGCCGAAGCCGAAAGCTGTATGGGCAGCGGGAACGCGTCTGGGCCTTGGCCCAGGAGAAGGCGGCTGATGTCCAGGCCAG GCTTAACCGAAGTGACCATGGCCTCTTTCACACTCGGACCAGTCTTCAGAAACTCAGCACCAAG CTGTCTGCCCAGTCGGCCCAGTACTCCCAGCAGCTGAGAGCAGCCCGCAATGAGTACCTGCTTAACTTGGTGGCCACCAATGCCCACCTTGACCACTACTACCAGGAAGAACTGCCGGCCCTGCTCAAG GCTCTGGTCAGTGAGCTGTTAGAACACCTGAGGGACCCACTGACCTCACTAAGCCGCACAGAGCTGGAAGCTGCAGAGATGGCCCTGGAGCATGCTCGCCGCGGGAGGCAAGCGACCTCCCAG GTAAGCTGGGAGCAGGATCTGGAGCTTTTTCTTCAGGAACCTGGAGTgttttcccccaccccacctcagcaGTTTCAGCCAGCAGGGAATGATCAG GTGTGTGTCCTGGAGCTGGAAGGGGGTGCAGGAGGTATGGCAGGGGAGAGTGGCCTGGAGAAAGAAGTTCAACGCTGGACGAGCCGAGCTGCCCGAGACTATAAGATCCAGCATCATGGGCATCGG GTGCTGCAGCGGCTGGAGCAGAGGCGGCAGCAGGCTCCAGAGCGAGAGGCTCCAGGCATAGAACAGCGGCTGCAGGAAGTAAGAGAGAGCATCCGACGGGCCCAG GTGAGCCAGGTGAAGGGGGCTGCCCGCCTGGCCCTGCTGCAGGGAGCTGGCCTGGACGTGCAACACTGGCTGAAGCCAGCCATGACCCAGGCCCAGGATGAGGTGGAGCAGGAGCGACGGCTCAGTGAGGCCCGGCTGTCCCAGAGGGACTTCTCTCCCACG GCTGAGGATGCTGAGCTGTCTGACTTTGAGGAATGTGAGGAGACTGGGGAACTCTTTGAGGAGCCTGCCCCCACAGCCCTGGCCACgaggcccctcccctgccccgcccATGTGGTGTTTGGCTATCAG GCAGGACGTGAGGACGAGCTGACCATCACAGAGGGCGAGTGGCTGGAGGTCATAGAGGAGGGAGATGCCGATGAATGGGTCAAG GCTCGGAACCAGCACGGTGAGGTAGGCTTTGTCCCTGAGCGCTATCTCAACTTCGCGGACCTCTCCTTCCCTGAGAGCAGCTGTGACGGCGACAACCCTTTGGGGGCAGAGCCCACAG CGTTCCTGGCTCGTGCACTGTACAGCTACACTGGACAGAGCGCCGAGGAGCTGAGCTTCCCTGAGGGGGCGCTCATCCGCCTGCTGCCCCGGGCCCAGGATGGAGTGGATGACGGCTTCTGGAGGGGAGAATTTGGGGGCCATGTTGGGGTCTTCCCCTCCCTGCTGGTGGAGGAGCTACTTGGCCCCCCAGGACCATCTGAACTCTCAGACCCTGAGCAG ATGCtgccatccccttcccctcccagcttCTCCCCTCCTGCACCCACCTCTGCTGTGGATGGATCCCCTGCACTTTTCCTGCCTGGTG ATCAAGACCTGGACTGCCCTGGGTC
- the FCHSD1 gene encoding F-BAR and double SH3 domains protein 1 isoform X2: protein MQPPPRKVKPAQEVKLRFLEQLSILQTRQQREADLLEDIRSYSKQRAAIEREYGQALQKLAGPFLKREGHRSGEMDSRMVFGAWRCLLDATVAGGQARLQASDRYRDLAGGTGRSAKEQVLRKGAENLQRAQAEVLQSVRELSRSRKLYGQRERVWALAQEKAADVQARLNRSDHGLFHTRTSLQKLSTKLSAQSAQYSQQLRAARNEYLLNLVATNAHLDHYYQEELPALLKALVSELLEHLRDPLTSLSRTELEAAEMALEHARRGRQATSQVSWEQDLELFLQEPGVFSPTPPQQFQPAGNDQVCVLELEGGAGGMAGESGLEKEVQRWTSRAARDYKIQHHGHRVLQRLEQRRQQAPEREAPGIEQRLQEVRESIRRAQVSQVKGAARLALLQGAGLDVQHWLKPAMTQAQDEVEQERRLSEARLSQRDFSPTAEDAELSDFEECEETGELFEEPAPTALATRPLPCPAHVVFGYQAGREDELTITEGEWLEVIEEGDADEWVKARNQHGEVGFVPERYLNFADLSFPESSCDGDNPLGAEPTAFLARALYSYTGQSAEELSFPEGALIRLLPRAQDGVDDGFWRGEFGGHVGVFPSLLVEELLGPPGPSELSDPEQMLPSPSPPSFSPPAPTSAVDGSPALFLPGDQDLDCPGSLDMMAPRLRPMRPPPPPPAKAPDPGHPDPLT from the exons ATGCAGCCGCCGCCCCGAAAA GTGAAGCCGGCCCAGGAGGTGAAGCTTCGCTTCCTGGAGCAGCTGAGCATCCTTCAGACCCGGCAGCAGAGAGAGGCAGACCTACTGGAGGATATCAG ATCCTACAGCAAGCAGAGGGCGGCCATTGAACGGGAGTATGGGCAG GCACTCCAGAAACTGGCTGGGCCATTCTTGAAGAGGGAAGGACACCGGAGTGGGGAGATGGACAGCAG GATGGTGTTCGGTGCCTGGCGCTGCCTGCTAGATGCCACCGTGGCTGGGGGCCAAGCCCGGCTCCAGGCATCTGACCGATACCGTGACCTGGCTGGGGGCACGGGGCGGAGTGCTAAGGAGCAGGTGCTTCGGAAG ggagcagagaacctccagaGGGCACAGGCTGAGGTGCTGCAGTCTGTCCGGGAGCTGAGCCGAAGCCGAAAGCTGTATGGGCAGCGGGAACGCGTCTGGGCCTTGGCCCAGGAGAAGGCGGCTGATGTCCAGGCCAG GCTTAACCGAAGTGACCATGGCCTCTTTCACACTCGGACCAGTCTTCAGAAACTCAGCACCAAG CTGTCTGCCCAGTCGGCCCAGTACTCCCAGCAGCTGAGAGCAGCCCGCAATGAGTACCTGCTTAACTTGGTGGCCACCAATGCCCACCTTGACCACTACTACCAGGAAGAACTGCCGGCCCTGCTCAAG GCTCTGGTCAGTGAGCTGTTAGAACACCTGAGGGACCCACTGACCTCACTAAGCCGCACAGAGCTGGAAGCTGCAGAGATGGCCCTGGAGCATGCTCGCCGCGGGAGGCAAGCGACCTCCCAG GTAAGCTGGGAGCAGGATCTGGAGCTTTTTCTTCAGGAACCTGGAGTgttttcccccaccccacctcagcaGTTTCAGCCAGCAGGGAATGATCAG GTGTGTGTCCTGGAGCTGGAAGGGGGTGCAGGAGGTATGGCAGGGGAGAGTGGCCTGGAGAAAGAAGTTCAACGCTGGACGAGCCGAGCTGCCCGAGACTATAAGATCCAGCATCATGGGCATCGG GTGCTGCAGCGGCTGGAGCAGAGGCGGCAGCAGGCTCCAGAGCGAGAGGCTCCAGGCATAGAACAGCGGCTGCAGGAAGTAAGAGAGAGCATCCGACGGGCCCAG GTGAGCCAGGTGAAGGGGGCTGCCCGCCTGGCCCTGCTGCAGGGAGCTGGCCTGGACGTGCAACACTGGCTGAAGCCAGCCATGACCCAGGCCCAGGATGAGGTGGAGCAGGAGCGACGGCTCAGTGAGGCCCGGCTGTCCCAGAGGGACTTCTCTCCCACG GCTGAGGATGCTGAGCTGTCTGACTTTGAGGAATGTGAGGAGACTGGGGAACTCTTTGAGGAGCCTGCCCCCACAGCCCTGGCCACgaggcccctcccctgccccgcccATGTGGTGTTTGGCTATCAG GCAGGACGTGAGGACGAGCTGACCATCACAGAGGGCGAGTGGCTGGAGGTCATAGAGGAGGGAGATGCCGATGAATGGGTCAAG GCTCGGAACCAGCACGGTGAGGTAGGCTTTGTCCCTGAGCGCTATCTCAACTTCGCGGACCTCTCCTTCCCTGAGAGCAGCTGTGACGGCGACAACCCTTTGGGGGCAGAGCCCACAG CGTTCCTGGCTCGTGCACTGTACAGCTACACTGGACAGAGCGCCGAGGAGCTGAGCTTCCCTGAGGGGGCGCTCATCCGCCTGCTGCCCCGGGCCCAGGATGGAGTGGATGACGGCTTCTGGAGGGGAGAATTTGGGGGCCATGTTGGGGTCTTCCCCTCCCTGCTGGTGGAGGAGCTACTTGGCCCCCCAGGACCATCTGAACTCTCAGACCCTGAGCAG ATGCtgccatccccttcccctcccagcttCTCCCCTCCTGCACCCACCTCTGCTGTGGATGGATCCCCTGCACTTTTCCTGCCTGGTG ATCAAGACCTGGACTGCCCTGGGTC
- the FCHSD1 gene encoding F-BAR and double SH3 domains protein 1 isoform X3 produces MQPPPRKVKPAQEVKLRFLEQLSILQTRQQREADLLEDIRSYSKQRAAIEREYGQALQKLAGPFLKREGHRSGEMDSRGRMVFGAWRCLLDATVAGGQARLQASDRYRDLAGGTGRSAKEQVLRKGAENLQRAQAEVLQSVRELSRSRKLYGQRERVWALAQEKAADVQARLNRSDHGLFHTRTSLQKLSTKALVSELLEHLRDPLTSLSRTELEAAEMALEHARRGRQATSQVSWEQDLELFLQEPGVFSPTPPQQFQPAGNDQVCVLELEGGAGGMAGESGLEKEVQRWTSRAARDYKIQHHGHRVLQRLEQRRQQAPEREAPGIEQRLQEVRESIRRAQVSQVKGAARLALLQGAGLDVQHWLKPAMTQAQDEVEQERRLSEARLSQRDFSPTAEDAELSDFEECEETGELFEEPAPTALATRPLPCPAHVVFGYQAGREDELTITEGEWLEVIEEGDADEWVKARNQHGEVGFVPERYLNFADLSFPESSCDGDNPLGAEPTAFLARALYSYTGQSAEELSFPEGALIRLLPRAQDGVDDGFWRGEFGGHVGVFPSLLVEELLGPPGPSELSDPEQMLPSPSPPSFSPPAPTSAVDGSPALFLPGDQDLDCPGSLDMMAPRLRPMRPPPPPPAKAPDPGHPDPLT; encoded by the exons ATGCAGCCGCCGCCCCGAAAA GTGAAGCCGGCCCAGGAGGTGAAGCTTCGCTTCCTGGAGCAGCTGAGCATCCTTCAGACCCGGCAGCAGAGAGAGGCAGACCTACTGGAGGATATCAG ATCCTACAGCAAGCAGAGGGCGGCCATTGAACGGGAGTATGGGCAG GCACTCCAGAAACTGGCTGGGCCATTCTTGAAGAGGGAAGGACACCGGAGTGGGGAGATGGACAGCAG AGGCAGGATGGTGTTCGGTGCCTGGCGCTGCCTGCTAGATGCCACCGTGGCTGGGGGCCAAGCCCGGCTCCAGGCATCTGACCGATACCGTGACCTGGCTGGGGGCACGGGGCGGAGTGCTAAGGAGCAGGTGCTTCGGAAG ggagcagagaacctccagaGGGCACAGGCTGAGGTGCTGCAGTCTGTCCGGGAGCTGAGCCGAAGCCGAAAGCTGTATGGGCAGCGGGAACGCGTCTGGGCCTTGGCCCAGGAGAAGGCGGCTGATGTCCAGGCCAG GCTTAACCGAAGTGACCATGGCCTCTTTCACACTCGGACCAGTCTTCAGAAACTCAGCACCAAG GCTCTGGTCAGTGAGCTGTTAGAACACCTGAGGGACCCACTGACCTCACTAAGCCGCACAGAGCTGGAAGCTGCAGAGATGGCCCTGGAGCATGCTCGCCGCGGGAGGCAAGCGACCTCCCAG GTAAGCTGGGAGCAGGATCTGGAGCTTTTTCTTCAGGAACCTGGAGTgttttcccccaccccacctcagcaGTTTCAGCCAGCAGGGAATGATCAG GTGTGTGTCCTGGAGCTGGAAGGGGGTGCAGGAGGTATGGCAGGGGAGAGTGGCCTGGAGAAAGAAGTTCAACGCTGGACGAGCCGAGCTGCCCGAGACTATAAGATCCAGCATCATGGGCATCGG GTGCTGCAGCGGCTGGAGCAGAGGCGGCAGCAGGCTCCAGAGCGAGAGGCTCCAGGCATAGAACAGCGGCTGCAGGAAGTAAGAGAGAGCATCCGACGGGCCCAG GTGAGCCAGGTGAAGGGGGCTGCCCGCCTGGCCCTGCTGCAGGGAGCTGGCCTGGACGTGCAACACTGGCTGAAGCCAGCCATGACCCAGGCCCAGGATGAGGTGGAGCAGGAGCGACGGCTCAGTGAGGCCCGGCTGTCCCAGAGGGACTTCTCTCCCACG GCTGAGGATGCTGAGCTGTCTGACTTTGAGGAATGTGAGGAGACTGGGGAACTCTTTGAGGAGCCTGCCCCCACAGCCCTGGCCACgaggcccctcccctgccccgcccATGTGGTGTTTGGCTATCAG GCAGGACGTGAGGACGAGCTGACCATCACAGAGGGCGAGTGGCTGGAGGTCATAGAGGAGGGAGATGCCGATGAATGGGTCAAG GCTCGGAACCAGCACGGTGAGGTAGGCTTTGTCCCTGAGCGCTATCTCAACTTCGCGGACCTCTCCTTCCCTGAGAGCAGCTGTGACGGCGACAACCCTTTGGGGGCAGAGCCCACAG CGTTCCTGGCTCGTGCACTGTACAGCTACACTGGACAGAGCGCCGAGGAGCTGAGCTTCCCTGAGGGGGCGCTCATCCGCCTGCTGCCCCGGGCCCAGGATGGAGTGGATGACGGCTTCTGGAGGGGAGAATTTGGGGGCCATGTTGGGGTCTTCCCCTCCCTGCTGGTGGAGGAGCTACTTGGCCCCCCAGGACCATCTGAACTCTCAGACCCTGAGCAG ATGCtgccatccccttcccctcccagcttCTCCCCTCCTGCACCCACCTCTGCTGTGGATGGATCCCCTGCACTTTTCCTGCCTGGTG ATCAAGACCTGGACTGCCCTGGGTC
- the FCHSD1 gene encoding F-BAR and double SH3 domains protein 1 isoform X1 has translation MQPPPRKVKPAQEVKLRFLEQLSILQTRQQREADLLEDIRSYSKQRAAIEREYGQALQKLAGPFLKREGHRSGEMDSRGRMVFGAWRCLLDATVAGGQARLQASDRYRDLAGGTGRSAKEQVLRKGAENLQRAQAEVLQSVRELSRSRKLYGQRERVWALAQEKAADVQARLNRSDHGLFHTRTSLQKLSTKLSAQSAQYSQQLRAARNEYLLNLVATNAHLDHYYQEELPALLKALVSELLEHLRDPLTSLSRTELEAAEMALEHARRGRQATSQVSWEQDLELFLQEPGVFSPTPPQQFQPAGNDQVCVLELEGGAGGMAGESGLEKEVQRWTSRAARDYKIQHHGHRVLQRLEQRRQQAPEREAPGIEQRLQEVRESIRRAQVSQVKGAARLALLQGAGLDVQHWLKPAMTQAQDEVEQERRLSEARLSQRDFSPTAEDAELSDFEECEETGELFEEPAPTALATRPLPCPAHVVFGYQAGREDELTITEGEWLEVIEEGDADEWVKARNQHGEVGFVPERYLNFADLSFPESSCDGDNPLGAEPTAFLARALYSYTGQSAEELSFPEGALIRLLPRAQDGVDDGFWRGEFGGHVGVFPSLLVEELLGPPGPSELSDPEQMLPSPSPPSFSPPAPTSAVDGSPALFLPGDQDLDCPGSLDMMAPRLRPMRPPPPPPAKAPDPGHPDPLT, from the exons ATGCAGCCGCCGCCCCGAAAA GTGAAGCCGGCCCAGGAGGTGAAGCTTCGCTTCCTGGAGCAGCTGAGCATCCTTCAGACCCGGCAGCAGAGAGAGGCAGACCTACTGGAGGATATCAG ATCCTACAGCAAGCAGAGGGCGGCCATTGAACGGGAGTATGGGCAG GCACTCCAGAAACTGGCTGGGCCATTCTTGAAGAGGGAAGGACACCGGAGTGGGGAGATGGACAGCAG AGGCAGGATGGTGTTCGGTGCCTGGCGCTGCCTGCTAGATGCCACCGTGGCTGGGGGCCAAGCCCGGCTCCAGGCATCTGACCGATACCGTGACCTGGCTGGGGGCACGGGGCGGAGTGCTAAGGAGCAGGTGCTTCGGAAG ggagcagagaacctccagaGGGCACAGGCTGAGGTGCTGCAGTCTGTCCGGGAGCTGAGCCGAAGCCGAAAGCTGTATGGGCAGCGGGAACGCGTCTGGGCCTTGGCCCAGGAGAAGGCGGCTGATGTCCAGGCCAG GCTTAACCGAAGTGACCATGGCCTCTTTCACACTCGGACCAGTCTTCAGAAACTCAGCACCAAG CTGTCTGCCCAGTCGGCCCAGTACTCCCAGCAGCTGAGAGCAGCCCGCAATGAGTACCTGCTTAACTTGGTGGCCACCAATGCCCACCTTGACCACTACTACCAGGAAGAACTGCCGGCCCTGCTCAAG GCTCTGGTCAGTGAGCTGTTAGAACACCTGAGGGACCCACTGACCTCACTAAGCCGCACAGAGCTGGAAGCTGCAGAGATGGCCCTGGAGCATGCTCGCCGCGGGAGGCAAGCGACCTCCCAG GTAAGCTGGGAGCAGGATCTGGAGCTTTTTCTTCAGGAACCTGGAGTgttttcccccaccccacctcagcaGTTTCAGCCAGCAGGGAATGATCAG GTGTGTGTCCTGGAGCTGGAAGGGGGTGCAGGAGGTATGGCAGGGGAGAGTGGCCTGGAGAAAGAAGTTCAACGCTGGACGAGCCGAGCTGCCCGAGACTATAAGATCCAGCATCATGGGCATCGG GTGCTGCAGCGGCTGGAGCAGAGGCGGCAGCAGGCTCCAGAGCGAGAGGCTCCAGGCATAGAACAGCGGCTGCAGGAAGTAAGAGAGAGCATCCGACGGGCCCAG GTGAGCCAGGTGAAGGGGGCTGCCCGCCTGGCCCTGCTGCAGGGAGCTGGCCTGGACGTGCAACACTGGCTGAAGCCAGCCATGACCCAGGCCCAGGATGAGGTGGAGCAGGAGCGACGGCTCAGTGAGGCCCGGCTGTCCCAGAGGGACTTCTCTCCCACG GCTGAGGATGCTGAGCTGTCTGACTTTGAGGAATGTGAGGAGACTGGGGAACTCTTTGAGGAGCCTGCCCCCACAGCCCTGGCCACgaggcccctcccctgccccgcccATGTGGTGTTTGGCTATCAG GCAGGACGTGAGGACGAGCTGACCATCACAGAGGGCGAGTGGCTGGAGGTCATAGAGGAGGGAGATGCCGATGAATGGGTCAAG GCTCGGAACCAGCACGGTGAGGTAGGCTTTGTCCCTGAGCGCTATCTCAACTTCGCGGACCTCTCCTTCCCTGAGAGCAGCTGTGACGGCGACAACCCTTTGGGGGCAGAGCCCACAG CGTTCCTGGCTCGTGCACTGTACAGCTACACTGGACAGAGCGCCGAGGAGCTGAGCTTCCCTGAGGGGGCGCTCATCCGCCTGCTGCCCCGGGCCCAGGATGGAGTGGATGACGGCTTCTGGAGGGGAGAATTTGGGGGCCATGTTGGGGTCTTCCCCTCCCTGCTGGTGGAGGAGCTACTTGGCCCCCCAGGACCATCTGAACTCTCAGACCCTGAGCAG ATGCtgccatccccttcccctcccagcttCTCCCCTCCTGCACCCACCTCTGCTGTGGATGGATCCCCTGCACTTTTCCTGCCTGGTG ATCAAGACCTGGACTGCCCTGGGTC